CCTTCGCCGAATTCAACGAATACCCCGAAATCAACCACCCCGGTAACGCGCCCGGTAACCTCATCCCCGACCTTGAACTTTTCAAGCTGGGCGTGCTGCTCGCGCTCCCAGGCCGCTTTCTCGGAGACAATCAGCTTTTCCTCACGCTCGCGCACCGTAATCACCTTCACGCGGAATATCTGGTTTACGTATGCGCGCAAACGGTCAAGAATCCGGTTCTTGTCCCCGCCCTCAACGCGCGGGTAGTGTTCAACCGTAAGCTGGGACACGGGCAAAAACCCTTCCACGTTGCCCACCTTCACCATGAGTCCCCCTTTGTTCGCATCAATGATTTTCGCGTCAACCACTTCCCCGCTTGAAGCGAGGGCCGCAAGCAAGTCCCATGCCTTGCGGTGCCCAGCCTGCCGAAACGAAAGCTCAAGCATGCCCTGCTCGTTCTCAATGTCAAGCACTGTAGCCTCCACGGAATCTCCAACAGAAAGTTTTGAGTACACGCCGGATTCGTCATCCAGTTCTTTCCCACGCACCAGTCCGGTCAGGACGCCGCCAATAGTCACCACAATGCCGTTCTTTGAAATATCAAGCACCTCCCCGGATATGAGTTCTCCCACTTTGGGAATGGCAAAATGCGCGCTTTCCGAAAGCACCTGCTTGGTCTCTTCGGACGCGTGCGGAAAGCTCATGATCGCGTTGTGGCTTTTGGTGTTGGTGTTCGCTTGTTTCGGTGATGCAACGGCACTATCAGCGCCCGCTTGAACGTCAATCATAGTATGGGTTTAAGTTCCCTGCGTTCCCGGGGCGCAAGGGTTACTGTTAAAAATTACTAATAAAACCGGGGAAAATTAGAACAGAGCTAATTATATACAAAATCGGCGTTTTTTGCAAGTGTGGCTGGTGGTGGTATACTTAAAGCCTATGCAGCACGACACAACACCAGGGGACCTGCTTCGCGCAGCCCAAGGCGTTCGCACTGGCGGAGCGTCAAAAGATGATGTATACAGCCTCTTCCAGGAAGCCGGAGCCGCCTCAAAGCTCAAAAAACAGCTCAACCAAAAACAGCAGAAAAAACTCCTTGATGCGGTGATACAGAAAGCCGGGCAAGAAGGAATGCAGTTCAAGGGGTACAGTAGGGGCGCCTACGGCCAGCGCCAGGCCATCCTCAAGCGCACGGAAGCCCCAAATAAGAAGCCGGCACCTGGAATAAAAGGCGAAAACAAAAAAGCCCCGGCTAAAACGCGCCTGGATTTATACAGCCCGGCTACGGAAAGCGGATCAATCAGCATGGCCCAAACCCAGAACGCGCGCATAAGCCTCAACATCCCGGAGAGCGGAAATAGAGGCTAAAAATCAGCCTTTACTTTTGCCCCTTTTTTGTGTAGTATTACCGTGCCTTGAGGGCACTTTTTTACTTGCATTATTGATGATGTATGATTATTGAATTGCTCGGTTTGTCGGGCGCAAAAATCCAGGCCGGAGAGAACGTT
This window of the Parcubacteria group bacterium genome carries:
- a CDS encoding S1 RNA-binding domain-containing protein, which translates into the protein MIDVQAGADSAVASPKQANTNTKSHNAIMSFPHASEETKQVLSESAHFAIPKVGELISGEVLDISKNGIVVTIGGVLTGLVRGKELDDESGVYSKLSVGDSVEATVLDIENEQGMLELSFRQAGHRKAWDLLAALASSGEVVDAKIIDANKGGLMVKVGNVEGFLPVSQLTVEHYPRVEGGDKNRILDRLRAYVNQIFRVKVITVREREEKLIVSEKAAWEREQHAQLEKFKVGDEVTGRVTGVVDFGVFVEFGEGLEGLVHISELAWQRIDNPADLVKVGDSIRAKIIAIDNGKISLSVKKLIPDPWKQAADKYKVGDTVSGTVLKLNPYGAFVELDPDIHGLAHVSELTKGGEQDLSKLLSVGEKRDFKILSIEPAAHRLGLGLG